The nucleotide window AACGAACTATTCGAGGAGGCAGGCAACCTGTCTGATATCTCGAGATACCGATTGCGCCGGAATCTCACTTTCGCACTCGACGAAGTGCTGCAGTTAGGTGAGCATGCACCGCAAACTTCGGAGGACGAAAGTTCACCCGGCGGTAATTAGCCGGTTTCTCTCGTCTAGTTTGTCCTTGAAGTGGTCTTTCTGAATCGAATCCACGTTGAGAGAAGGGCGTGCACCCGCCACCCAAGTGAATTCATGCTCAAAATAGAAACCCCGCCTGGGTTTTCACTCGGCGGGGTTGGTTGTTCTTAACGGTCTAGCTGTCCGCTTTGCGCCTTACGCGGCTTTCTGGGTCTCCAGGACGCCCGCGCCGGCGGCCATGCGCTTGGCGCGGAACTGCATGAAGCTGTAAACCGCTTTCGAGCAGAGGCGGACCATGCGGCTCTGGGGATCGAGGCCGGCGGCCTTGAACATCATCGCGGCTGCCCGCTCCAGATGCTGCGGGCGGTAGTAGCTGTATGCCCGGCGCATGTATTCCCGGCTGGCCTTCTTGCGGTCATAGGGCTGATTCTCCGCCATGTTTGCCGCGTAGTAGGCATAGGCCAGCTCGTCGTCCTCTGACTCGCCCGCCCGCTGTAAGGCGATCATCAGGCGCTTGGCCTTGCCGATGTCCTCACGCTCTAGGTAGCGCTTCAGGTGCAGGTAGAAGAGCTTGTAGTGGCGCAGTTCATCCGCCGCGATCCGCTTGCAGATGTCACGCAGAACCGGCTCCTGGCAGGCTGTCCCCAGCGCCGAATAGTAGGACGAGGTGCCGACCTCGACGATGCAGCGCGCCACCAACTCACCCGACCGCGATCCGCGCACGGACTCCGTCGAATCGACAGGAATCCGATAGCCGTCGACGAAGCGCTTGAACGCCGCTTCGAAGTTGAAGCTGGGATCGGCCAACTGCGCCCAACGGCCCAGTGCCTGGCCGTGCTGGACCTCTTCCTCGGCCCAGGTGCGCGCGGCCTCCTGAAACGCGTCGTCGTCTGCGAAAACGTTGCAGAGGTAGTCGGCATAATCGGCGCCGTTGTACTCGACCAGCGCCGCCGCCTTGGCAACCTTCAGAATCTCCGGATCCACCTTCGAAGGATCGAAGGATTGCCAAGAAATATCGTCCAAAGTCCAGTGGCCCATGGTCTGCTCCGCTTCAAGGCTGATCGGGTTTACCGACCTATTTTGTGATTCGCTTATAAAGCTTCAAGGCATTACCTGCCTGATCGACGCGCCAATTCCGGTGGCATTATTCCACGAACCGGAACGGCCCAGCCCTTTCACTATACCATCATAGCAAGGCTCTGCGCCGCCAAGGATGTGACAAATAATTCCGGCTTTTAGCTTTGAGTGGCCGCGACCTTGGCTTCCAAAACCTTGACGCGCAGCGCCGCATGATCGCGGGCTGCCTGATCCTTCGCGTCCTCCAGGTCCTCTTGCGCGTCCTTAAGGGCCTGCTGAGTGGCCGCGCGGTCGATTTCCTCGACCGCCACCGCCTCTTCAGCCAGCACCGTACAACGCTCCGGCGTTACCTCGGCAAAGCCGCCGGCAACGAAGATACGCTTCTCGATCTGGCCCTTCTGATAGATGTCGATGACACCCGGACGCACCGTGGACACCAACGGCGAGTGCCGTGGCAGCACGCCGAAGTTACCGTCTCCGCCGGGGACGACGACCATGTCGACCGCCTCTGAAATGAGCAGCCGTTCCGGAGAAACCAGCTCGAATTCAACCTGTTCGGCCATGACGCCCATCTTTCCCTATCAGACCCGTTCCAATATCAAGCTCCTGGAAGGAAACCGCCTTAAGCGGCTTCCTGCGCCAGTTTCTTGGCCTTCTCCTGCGCTTCCTCGATGGTGCCGACCATGTAGAAGGCCGCTTCGGGCAGGTGATCGTAGTCACCGTTGACGATGCCCTTGAAGCCCTTGATCGAATCTTCCAGCGACACCAGCACGCCCGGGGTTCCGGTAAAGATTTCAGCCACATGGAAGGGCTGAGACAAGAAGCGCTGGATCTTACGCGCCCGCGCCACGGTCAGCTTGTCTTCCTCGGAAAGCTCGTCCATGCCGAGAATGGCGATGATGTCCTGCAAGGCCTTGTACTGCTGCAGTATCCGCTGCACTTCGCGCGCGACGTTGTAGTGCTCCTCGCCGATGATGCGCGGGTCAAGAATGCGGCTGGTCGAATCCAGCGGATCCACGGCGGGATAAATGCCCAACTCGGCAATCGACCGCGACAACACCGTCGTTGCGTCCAAGTGAGCAAAGGAGGTCGCCGGCGCCGGGTCGGTCAAGTCGTCAGCAGGCACGTAAATGGCCTGCACCGAGGTGATCGAACCCTTCTTCGTGGAGGTGATGCGTTCCTGCAGGTTGCCCATCTCACCAGCCAGCGTGGGCTGATAACCCACGGCGGAGGGGATACGGCCAAGCAGTGCCGAAACCTCGGAACCCGCTTGCGTGAAGCGGAAGATGTTATCCACGAAGAACAGCACGTCCTGGCCTTCTTCGTCGCGGAAGTATTCGGCCAGGGTGAGACCCGTCAAACCGACGCGCGCACGCGCTCCCGGCGGCTCGTTCATCTGACCGTAAACCAAGGCGGCCTTGGAGCCTTCCTCGTCCAGCTTGATAACGCCGGATTCGATCATCTCGTGGTACAGGTCGTTACCTTCACGAGTACGCTCGCCCACACCGGCGAACACGGAATAACCGCCGTGCGCCTTTGCGATGTTGTTGATCAACTCCATGATGAGAACGGTCTTGCCCACGCCGGCGCCGCCGAACAGGCCAATCTTACCGCCACGCACATAAGGCTCCAGCAGGTCGATGACCTTAATTCCCGTCACCAGCATCTCGGCTTCGGTGGACTGATCCTCGAATTTCGGCGCTTCACGGTGAATTGCCGAGGTCTGCTTGGTCTTCAACTCACCACGCTGGTCGATCGGCTCGCCGATTACGTTGATGATGCGTCCAAGCGTCTCCGGACCGACCGGCACCGTGATCGGCGCACCGGTATCGGTGACCTCCAAGCCACGGACCAGACCCTCAGTCGCGTCCATGGCGATGGTGCGCACTGCGCCCCCACCCAGGTGGGCCGCCACTTCCAAGACCAGACGCTTGCCATCGTTGGTGGTCTCGAGCGCGTTCATGATTGCCGGCAAATCGCCCGCGAACTGAACGTCGACCACGGGACCCATGACCTGCGTGACCTTGCCAACCAGTTTTTTCGCCATCTTTCTCTGCTCCTACGACTCTCCGAAAGCGCGCCCTAGAGCGCTTCCTTCGCGGAGATGATTTCGATCAGCTCCTTGGTGATGACTGCCTGACGGGTACGGTTGTACCGCAAGGTCAGGCTATCAATCATATCGCCCGCATTGCGGGTCGCACTATCCATCGCCGTCATGCGAGCGCCATGCTCGCTGGCGTTGTTCTCAAGCAGGGCCTTGAAGATCTGTACCGCGAGGTTGCGCGGCAACAGCTCCTTGAGAATCTGCTCTTCGTTCGGCTCGTATTCATAGACCGCGCCGCCGACTGCTGCCGCGCCGTCGCCTTGTTCGTCCGACTTGTCGTCCTCATCAGCTTCATCACCCTGGAACGGAATGAGCTGCTGCTCGGTAACGATCTGCGTCATCGCAGACTTGAAGCGTGCATAGAAGATCGAGCAAACGTCGAACTCGCCATTCTCGAACATCTGCGTGACGCGTTCGGAGACATCGGCGACCTTGTCGAAGTTGACCATGGGACGGTTCATGTCTTCGATCGTCTCGATGATCGATTCTCCATAAACCCGGCGCAGTTGGTCGCGGCCCTTGCGCCCAAGACAGAGGATCTTGACTGTCTTGCCAGCGGCCTTGAGCTTTTCGATCCGTCGCCTGGCATCGCGCACGATGGAGGTGTTGAAACCACCGCACAGACCCCGATCGGCCGTCGCCAGGATGATGAGATGCACATCGTCCTTGCCGTTGCCAGCCAGCATCGGCGGCGCGCCGGGGGTTCCCTTGACGCTTTCCGCCAAGGACCCGAGCATACGCGCCATCCGTTCGGCATAGGGACGGGAGGCTTCGGCCTGCTCCTGCGCCTTACGCAGCTTAGCCGCCGCCACCATCTTCATGGCCGACGTGATCTTCTGCGTCGACTTGACGCTGGCGATCCTATTTCTGAACTCCTTGAGACTGGGCACTTTCGCCTCTCTCGGCTATTGGATCCCTGGACGCTAAATCGGTCGATTCATCGCCTCAGGCGAAAACCTTCACGAATTCCGCAAGGAAGTCCTTCAACTTCCCCTCGGTCTCGTCATTCAGGTCACGGGTATCGCGAATCGACGTAAGGATGTCGGCACCCTTTTCCCGAATCTCCGCCAGGAACCGTGTCTCGAAATCGGTGATCTTTGAAAGCGGCAACTTATCCAAGTAGCCGTTGACGCCTGCGTAGATCACGGCAACCTGCTCTTCGACCGCCAGCGGTCGGTACTGCGGCTGCTTCAACAGTTCGGTCAGGCGCGAGCCACGGGCCAGCAGACGCTGCGTTGCGGCATCGAGATCGGAGGCAAACTGCGAGAAGGCTTCCATCTCACGGTACTGGGCCAATTCCAGCTTAATCTTACCGGCGACCTTCTTCATCGCCTTGATCTGTGCCGAGGAACCCACGCGGCTAACCGAGAGACCGACGTTCAACGCAGGGCGAACGCCCTTGTAGAACAAATCCGTCTCCAGGAAGATCTGCCCGTCCGTGATCGAAATCACGTTGGTCGGAATGTAGGCCGACACGTCACCGGCCTGGGTTTCGATGACCGGCAGAGCCGTCAGGGAACCCGCCCCGTTCTCGTCGTTCATCTTCGCGGCGCGCTCCAGCAAACGGGAGTGCAAGTAGAAGACGTCGCCGGGGAACGCTTCGCGGCCCGGCGGGCGGCGCAGCAACAGGGACATCTGACGATAGGCGACGGCTTGCTTGGATAGATCGTCATAAACGATAACCGCGTGCATACCGTTGTCGCGGAAGTACTCGCCCATCGCACAACCGGCATAAGGCGCCAGGAATTGTAGCGGCGCCGGGTCGGATGCGGTTGCGGCAACGATGATCGAATACTCCATCGCGCCGTAATCTTCGAGCTGCTTAACCAAGTTGGCGACCGAGGAGCGCTTCTGACCGACCGCGACGTAGATGCAATAAAGCTTCTTGCTCTCGTCATCGCCCTGGTGAAGCGGCTTCTGGTTGATGAAGGTGTCGATCGCGATGGCGGTCTTGCCAGTCTGGCGGTCGCCGATGATCAGTTCGCGCTGACCGCGACCGATGGGGATAAGAGCGTCAATGGCCTTCAAGCCCGTCTGCACCGGTTCGTGCACCGACTTACGCGGGATGATACCGGGCGCCTTGACCTCAACGCGGCTGCGCTCTTCGGTCTTGATCTCGCCCTTGCCGTCAATCGGGTTGCCAAGTCCATCAACGACGCGCCCCAGCAATCCGCGGCCAACAGGCACGTCGACAATGGTACCGGTCCGCTTGACGACATCGCCTTCTTTAATGGCTTGGTCGCTGCCGAAGATGACGATACCGACATTGTCGGTCTCGAGGTTCAGGGCCATACCCTTAATGCCGCCCGGGAACTCGACGAGTTCACCAGCCTGGACATTATCGAGCCCGTAGACGCGAGCAACACCGTCACCGACGGAAAGAACCTCACCGACCTCGGCAACATCGGCCTCGGTTCCAAAGTTCTCGATCTGCTCTTTCAGAATGGAAGAAATCTCAGCGGCGCGGATGTCCATCACCCAACCCCTTTCATAGCAACCTTAAGTTTTTGGAGTTTGGTCTTCAGCGACCCGTCTATCATACGAGAGCCGACCTTAACGACAAGGCCACCGAGCAATGTGGGATCGACTGTAACGTCGACCTGCACCTTGCCACCGATGGCATCCTTCAAAGACTGAACGAGTTTATCCTTCTGGGCGTCGGATAGCGCCTGGGCCGAGGTCACTTTCGCGGTGACCTCCCCGCGGCGGCGCGCCAACTCTGCCAGATAGGCGTCGATCATTTCCCTGAGCGCAAAGAGGCGGCGGTTCCGCGCCACAACTTGCACAAAATTTTTCGTGATTTCCTGCGCCTTGGCCTTGTCGAGAAGCGCGGCCATCGCCGCTGCCTTCTGCTCGCGACCATAGAGCGGAGAGCGTGTGAGGCGGAGCAGGTCATCGCTGCTGTCCAGAAGCACCTTCAACCCCCGCAGATCCTCTGCGACGGCATCCAGGGCCTTCTTTTCCTCGGCCAAGTCTAAAAGGGCTGCGGCATAGCGCCCCGCAAGACCGCTTTCGCTGGTGTTGTCGGCTGCCAAACTGACGTCCCCAAACAGAAACTGGCTCCGGAGTAATTCCGCGGAAAACGGAAGGTCCCCCTAAAGAGCCGTGAAACCCATAAACGACTATGCCCTGAAACCCGTACTTCCCTGGTCAGGGCGCGCGTTAGGTATCATAGCGAGCCAACCCTTGCAAGACGACTCCCACGTCTTGTTCGCACCTTTTGTCACATCCTGTCGCTCGGAACCGGCCGCTAAAGGAAGGAATAGGGATCGATGTCGACTTGCAAGCGAACCCGGTTCGGCAGCTTGATGCGCCCAAGCCAGTCCCGCAAGTAACTTTGAGGCCTTTGATCGCGCGGGGTTTTAACCAGGAAGCGGCGCCGGTGGCGGCCGCGCAGTGCAGCCA belongs to Limibacillus halophilus and includes:
- the atpD gene encoding F0F1 ATP synthase subunit beta, which translates into the protein MAKKLVGKVTQVMGPVVDVQFAGDLPAIMNALETTNDGKRLVLEVAAHLGGGAVRTIAMDATEGLVRGLEVTDTGAPITVPVGPETLGRIINVIGEPIDQRGELKTKQTSAIHREAPKFEDQSTEAEMLVTGIKVIDLLEPYVRGGKIGLFGGAGVGKTVLIMELINNIAKAHGGYSVFAGVGERTREGNDLYHEMIESGVIKLDEEGSKAALVYGQMNEPPGARARVGLTGLTLAEYFRDEEGQDVLFFVDNIFRFTQAGSEVSALLGRIPSAVGYQPTLAGEMGNLQERITSTKKGSITSVQAIYVPADDLTDPAPATSFAHLDATTVLSRSIAELGIYPAVDPLDSTSRILDPRIIGEEHYNVAREVQRILQQYKALQDIIAILGMDELSEEDKLTVARARKIQRFLSQPFHVAEIFTGTPGVLVSLEDSIKGFKGIVNGDYDHLPEAAFYMVGTIEEAQEKAKKLAQEAA
- the atpA gene encoding F0F1 ATP synthase subunit alpha — encoded protein: MDIRAAEISSILKEQIENFGTEADVAEVGEVLSVGDGVARVYGLDNVQAGELVEFPGGIKGMALNLETDNVGIVIFGSDQAIKEGDVVKRTGTIVDVPVGRGLLGRVVDGLGNPIDGKGEIKTEERSRVEVKAPGIIPRKSVHEPVQTGLKAIDALIPIGRGQRELIIGDRQTGKTAIAIDTFINQKPLHQGDDESKKLYCIYVAVGQKRSSVANLVKQLEDYGAMEYSIIVAATASDPAPLQFLAPYAGCAMGEYFRDNGMHAVIVYDDLSKQAVAYRQMSLLLRRPPGREAFPGDVFYLHSRLLERAAKMNDENGAGSLTALPVIETQAGDVSAYIPTNVISITDGQIFLETDLFYKGVRPALNVGLSVSRVGSSAQIKAMKKVAGKIKLELAQYREMEAFSQFASDLDAATQRLLARGSRLTELLKQPQYRPLAVEEQVAVIYAGVNGYLDKLPLSKITDFETRFLAEIREKGADILTSIRDTRDLNDETEGKLKDFLAEFVKVFA
- a CDS encoding F0F1 ATP synthase subunit gamma, producing the protein MPSLKEFRNRIASVKSTQKITSAMKMVAAAKLRKAQEQAEASRPYAERMARMLGSLAESVKGTPGAPPMLAGNGKDDVHLIILATADRGLCGGFNTSIVRDARRRIEKLKAAGKTVKILCLGRKGRDQLRRVYGESIIETIEDMNRPMVNFDKVADVSERVTQMFENGEFDVCSIFYARFKSAMTQIVTEQQLIPFQGDEADEDDKSDEQGDGAAAVGGAVYEYEPNEEQILKELLPRNLAVQIFKALLENNASEHGARMTAMDSATRNAGDMIDSLTLRYNRTRQAVITKELIEIISAKEAL
- a CDS encoding ferritin-like domain-containing protein, whose translation is MGHWTLDDISWQSFDPSKVDPEILKVAKAAALVEYNGADYADYLCNVFADDDAFQEAARTWAEEEVQHGQALGRWAQLADPSFNFEAAFKRFVDGYRIPVDSTESVRGSRSGELVARCIVEVGTSSYYSALGTACQEPVLRDICKRIAADELRHYKLFYLHLKRYLEREDIGKAKRLMIALQRAGESEDDELAYAYYAANMAENQPYDRKKASREYMRRAYSYYRPQHLERAAAMMFKAAGLDPQSRMVRLCSKAVYSFMQFRAKRMAAGAGVLETQKAA
- a CDS encoding F0F1 ATP synthase subunit delta, which translates into the protein MAADNTSESGLAGRYAAALLDLAEEKKALDAVAEDLRGLKVLLDSSDDLLRLTRSPLYGREQKAAAMAALLDKAKAQEITKNFVQVVARNRRLFALREMIDAYLAELARRRGEVTAKVTSAQALSDAQKDKLVQSLKDAIGGKVQVDVTVDPTLLGGLVVKVGSRMIDGSLKTKLQKLKVAMKGVG
- a CDS encoding F0F1 ATP synthase subunit epsilon, whose amino-acid sequence is MAEQVEFELVSPERLLISEAVDMVVVPGGDGNFGVLPRHSPLVSTVRPGVIDIYQKGQIEKRIFVAGGFAEVTPERCTVLAEEAVAVEEIDRAATQQALKDAQEDLEDAKDQAARDHAALRVKVLEAKVAATQS